The genomic segment TCGGCCTCCTGCCAGAAGGTGATGTCGCCAAACGACGCCATCTTCGGCGCATGACGGGCCGCAAAGCGCACCGTGCCGCCCAACTGGGGGCGTGCCTCGAACAGCGTGACGCGATGGCCCCGCAACGCCGCCACGCGGGCGGCTTCCATCCCCGCGACGCCGCCGCCAATCACCATGACCGTGCGCGGCGTGTCGGCCTGGGTCGGCTCGGGCACGGTGGATTCCAGGTTGGCACGCGGGTTGACCGCGCAGAACGGTTCGCCCGGCGGCAGAAACAGCCCGCCGATGCAGCGTTGGTTGCAGGCGATGCACGGACGAATCTCGTCCACCCGGTTCTCGCGCGTCTTGCGCACGATGTGGGGATCGGCGAGGTGGGCCCGCACCATGCCCACCAGATCGGCCTGGCCGAGCCGCACCGCCTGATCCACTTCTTCCACCGTGCGGAAACGGCCGGTGACCAGCACCGGCAGCGTCACCTGCGACTTCACGTCACCGTTGTAGGGCAGTTGGTATCCGGACGGCTCGTGCATCGGCGCCGCCATCATCTCGGGCGCGCTGTACTCGCCCACGGTGAGGTTGAGGTAATCGACCAGGCCGTCGGCCTCGATCATCGCCACCACCTGCATCATCTCGTCGAGCTCGACCAGGCCGGGCCGTGTTTCGGGGCCCATCCGCACGCCGACCACAAAACCCTTGGGCACGGCCGCACGAATGGCGCGCAGCACCTCCAGCAGAAAGCGCGCGCGGTTGGCCAGCGTGCCGCCGTAGTCATCCTCGCGATGATTGATGGCGGTGGCCAGAAACTGTCGCAGCAGATAGCCGTGCCCGGCGTGCACCTCGCAGCCATCAAGCCCGGCATGGGCCACCCGAACGGCCGCGTCGCGATAGGCGGCCACGATCTCGTTGATCTGCGCGGTGCTCATGGCGATGGCCTGCACACCCACCATCACCCCCGGCGTGGTGGACGCCGACCACGGCGGCGAGCCGTTGGCCGTGAACCCGTTATGCCCGCCGTGCCAGAGCTGCACGATGGCTTTCATGGGGTACGGGGCCATGCGCTCGGCGAACTGTTGCAAGCCCGGCACCGACGCGTCATCCCAAACCGCCAGCCCGTTGGGGTGCAGCATCGACGACCAATGAATGGCGGCGCCACCGGTGATGCTCAGCCCCACGCCGCCGCGGGCTGCCTCTTCATGCGCGGCGATGAAGCGCTCGCCCACCCGTCCGCCCGGCGTGTTGTTGGCGGTGTGTGCCGGCCGGAAGATGCGGTTGGGAACGGTGATGCCGCCAATGCGAATCGGCGAAAAGGCCTGCTCAAACATGCGTTGTTTCTCCTCGGGCAATGGGGTGGCGTCTTCTAGGGACGCTCATTGACGATGGCGATGTTGCCGCCGGACGGTGACGGCCCGGTGCGGCGTTATTGCGTTACCCATTTTTTTACCATATGGTCAGAAATTGCAATGCTGCGCGTTGCAAGCCCAACCACAAACCAAAAAATCATCGAGAGGAGCCCGCCATGAACCCAACCCGAGCCGTCGCCCAGCGCTACATGGACTTGCTGTGCACGCAGAAATTTTCAGAGGCGTTCGACATGCTGTCGGCGCAGGCGCAGTACCGCATCA from the Polycyclovorans algicola TG408 genome contains:
- a CDS encoding FAD-dependent oxidoreductase; translated protein: MFEQAFSPIRIGGITVPNRIFRPAHTANNTPGGRVGERFIAAHEEAARGGVGLSITGGAAIHWSSMLHPNGLAVWDDASVPGLQQFAERMAPYPMKAIVQLWHGGHNGFTANGSPPWSASTTPGVMVGVQAIAMSTAQINEIVAAYRDAAVRVAHAGLDGCEVHAGHGYLLRQFLATAINHREDDYGGTLANRARFLLEVLRAIRAAVPKGFVVGVRMGPETRPGLVELDEMMQVVAMIEADGLVDYLNLTVGEYSAPEMMAAPMHEPSGYQLPYNGDVKSQVTLPVLVTGRFRTVEEVDQAVRLGQADLVGMVRAHLADPHIVRKTRENRVDEIRPCIACNQRCIGGLFLPPGEPFCAVNPRANLESTVPEPTQADTPRTVMVIGGGVAGMEAARVAALRGHRVTLFEARPQLGGTVRFAARHAPKMASFGDITFWQEAELRRLGVEVQTGQYVDADDVRRAAPDAVVIATGARARLDGGQRHRPGLHIEGLAQRTVLSSEDVLSLPREQLGDSAVVLDDVGHYEGIAVAEYLIQRGLHVSYVTRHAAFAPLMDACFRAGPAYARLHRTGRFTAYTRATLARVEARSATLFDPAQDAAPQTVPADTLVLVGFNQPNSELRDALGDDVAAVHSIGDALSPRFIEAAIAEGYHTGLAL